Proteins encoded by one window of Seriola aureovittata isolate HTS-2021-v1 ecotype China chromosome 4, ASM2101889v1, whole genome shotgun sequence:
- the socs9 gene encoding suppressor of cytokine signaling 9: MSLQKESGNRGKDRERGARPKVRQSRSEERRDTGVGRKGGKGKKKGLACHEPAAERPVSDGFEYGELLSDLETRDQSSSSPLKESWRWQGLEVAASLLGQERVTARPGLGTVSSVSELPATSDGESRGSSSSRTLRQKIQDAMGQCFPIKTHSAAAPTPPPQALSSSTACASSRRKIHLSELMLDDCPFPVGSELAQKWYLIKQHTAPITQPPMLDSAVVCSAPTSAMATVVEDVDDRLRERRRISIEQGVEPPPNAEIHTFEVTAQINPLYKHGPKLAHGMNELAGAERAPAHQQQQLLFQRQQQHHQLLLQSCLDTLDEVVASASASASASASASASASASTSASASASASASVHTCDTISDPVVDPEVTVTNMPSRAILPQTEHHKSQDGYRIHTQIDYIHCLVPDLLQITNLPCYWGVMDRYEAETLLEGKPEGTFLLRDSAQEDYLFSVSFRRYGRSLHARIEQWNHNFSFDVHDPSVFHASTVTGLLEHYKDPNSCMFFEPLLSNPIHRTQPFSLQHICRAVISSCTTYDGINMLPIPNALKKHLKEYHYKQRVRVRRMDTWWE, from the coding sequence ATGTCACTACAAAAAGAATCAGGGAACCGAGGGAAAGATCGAGAGAGGGGGGCCCGTCCCAAAGTGAGACAGAGCCGGTCAGAGGAAAGACGAGATACAGGTGTTGGACGGAAAGGCGgaaaggggaagaaaaaaggCCTTGCCTGCCATGAACCAGCTGCTGAGCGGCCTGTCAGTGATGGCTTTGAGTATGGTGAGCTGTTAAGTGACCTAGAAACCAGGGACcaatcctcctcttctcctctgaagGAGAGTTGGAGATGGCAGGGTTTGGAAGTCGCTGCCTCTTTACTAGGGCAAGAACGGGTAACAGCCAGGCCAGGGCTGGGAACAGTCAGCTCTGTCAGTGAGTTACCTGCAACAAGTGATGGTGAGAGCAGGGGGTCAAGCAGCAGTCGCACTCTCCGGCAAAAAATCCAAGATGCAATGGGGCAGTGTTTTCCAATAAAGACGCACAGTGCAGCAGCACCAACACCACCTCCACAGGCTCTTTCATCATCAACCGCCTGTGCCTCCTCAAGGCGGAAGATCCATCTCAGTGAGCTGATGTTGGATGACTGCCCTTTCCCTGTAGGATCAGAGCTGGCTCAGAAGTGGTATCTCATAAAGCAACACACAGCCCCCATTACCCAGCCTCCCATGCTGGATTCTGCAGTAGTGTGCAGTGCCCCAACTTCAGCCATGGCTACTGTGGTGGAGGATGTAGATGACAGGTTACGAGAGCGCAGGCGCATTAGCATTGAACAAGGTGTTGAACCACCACCCAATGCAGAAATCCACACATTTGAGGTGACGGCCCAAATTAACCCTCTCTACAAGCATGGCCCTAAGCTGGCTCATGGTATGAATGAGTTAGCCGGGGCTGAGAGAGCCCCTGCtcatcagcaacagcagcttcttttccaaagacagcagcagcaccaccagctgCTACTACAGAGTTGTTTGGACACTCTGGATGAAGTGGtggcctcagcctcagcctcagcctcagcctcagcatcagcatcagcctcAGCATCAGCCTCAACATCAGCCTCAGCATCCGCCTCAGCATCCGCCTCTGTCCACACCTGTGATACTATCTCTGACCCTGTGGTTGACCCAGAGGTTACAGTGACCAACATGCCCTCTAGAGCCATACTTCCTCAGACTGAGCATCACAAATCTCAAGATGGCTACCGCATTCACACTCAAATTGATTACATTCACTGTTTAGTTCCAGACCTGCTGCAGATTACCAACCTCCCATGTTACTGGGGGGTCATGGACCGCTACGAGGCAGAGACGCTGCTGGAGGGAAAGCCCGAAGGCACCTTTCTCCTGCGTGACTCTGCCCAGGAAGACTACCTCTTCTCCGTTAGCTTCCGCCGCTACGGCCGCTCTCTACATGCACGCATTGAACAGTGGAATCACAATTTTAGCTTTGACGTGCACGATCCCAGTGTCTTCCACGCTTCCACAGTTACAGGATTGCTGGAACACTACAAGGACCCCAACTCATGCATGTTTTTTGAGCCCCTGCTGTCTAACCCCATCCACCGCACACAGCCCTTCAGCCTGCAACACATCTGCAGAGCGGTCATAAGCAGCTGCACCACCTATGATGGCATTAACATGCTTCCCATTCCAAATGCTTTGAAAAAGCACCTGAAAGAATACCACTATAAGCAGAGAGTACGTGTACGGAGAATGGATACCTGGTGGGAATGA